The sequence ACTTACTAAATATGAGAATATAATCAAAATAAACGACTACAAACTTACCTATGAAGGGCCGAAGAGATTGATTCATAACGCGCATGAAGGTGCTTGGTGCATTGGACAAGCCAAAGGGCATGACAAGCCATTCAAAAAGTCCTTCTCGAGTTTTAAAATccgtcttccattcatctcctggACGGATTCGTATCTGATGATAACCACTTCGAAGATCCAATTTAGAGAAAATCATTGCAGCTCAAATTTGATCTAATAGATCGTCGAGACGGGGAATGGGAAATCTATAGCgtactgtaattttatttatagCACGGTTATCGACACACATCCTCCAAGATCCATCCTGCTTTGGTATAAGCAAAGATGGGACTGCACACGGACTCAGACTTTCACGTAAATATCCCTTAAACACAAGATCCTCAACTTGACGTCTAATTCTTCATGCTCACTCGGACTCATACGATAATGAGCTCGATTAGGAAGAACAACATCTGGAATTAGATCAATCTGGTGTTGAATGTCTCTGAGGGGAGGAAGGCCGGGTGGTAACTCATTGGGAAAAACATCCTGAAACTCCTCCAATAGTCTTTGAAAGTGTTCTGGAGGTGATGGTAAAGGCTCTCTGACAATCGAATTGATCAATATTAGAACACATCCCTCTTCTCGAAGTGTCTGTTCAAAAGCCTTTTGCTGCAAGAGAAGGACTGGAGCTGATGGTGTGTGCTGTTTCTCGGGCAAAGAAGGCTGTAGAGTGAAATTGCGATTATTGTAACGAAAACTGTAGGTATTACGATAGCCATCGTGTTGTACTCGAAGATCAAATAACCAAGGGCGTCCTAAGAGTAGATGGCAAGCATCCATCGGAGCAACATCACAATGAATCTGATCCTTATGTGAATCACCCACCGAAAAATAAATCAATGCTCGTCGAGTTATGAGTACATCGGTTTTCCGATCCAGCCATGCCAACTTGTAAGGGTTAGGATGTAGTTCTGTTGATAATTGAATCTTTTTTACAACTTCCTCAGCAATGACGTTTTCGCTACTTCCAGAGTCAATTATGAATTTGCACACCTtgcctccaatagtacactttgaATGAAAAAGATTATGTCGTTGAGGGTTGATATCTGTTCCACGCGGATCTAAACACACACGTCGCAACATTAATGCCGGTCCACTATCAGCTGTAAGAACCTCCACTTCATCTTGTGGCTCCGCAGCTTCCTCATCATAAATTACTTCAACGTCATTACCAGCAGTGTCAAGGAGGAGGCCTCTTCTGTTTCTAGTGGGGAAGTTAGACTGCCGGTGACCTATATCTCCACAAGAAAAGCAACGAAGTGAGTTTGGTCGAGTTTGCCGATTTTCAAGAGCTGGAACAATGGGTGTGTCTGCTTTGACAGAAACAGCATCATCTGTCGCAGTCGGAGTGTGATTTGGTCGAGAAGAACGAACAGTAGACCAGGATGATTTAGTTTGTGCCTCAATAGTTAAAGATTGTTGATGTGCTTCTCACAGTGTCAATGGATGGAAGAGATTGATTGTGTGTTGAATCTGTTGTCGTAATCCTGCTGTAAACCGTGCTACCATTTGACGCTCAGAGTCTTGTATATCAACTCGATtgagaagtaaaaaaaattcAGTGGAGTAATCAGCCACAGATCAGGTGCCTTGGCGGATGGTATGGAGACGCTGAAACATAAGCTGGTCATAATTGTAAGGAAAGAATGTTTTCTTAAGTTTCGATGTAAGTTTATCCCATGACATGATCTTCGGTTTTCCGAGAGTGCACGAGTTGTCTTCAATTGTGTCCACCATGCAGCCGCTCTTCCACGAAAATGCATCGTTAAAACAGGAACACATCGATCCATTGGAGCTCGTTTGAACTCCAGAATTTCTTCCACCGTGACTATCCAATCGAGCAGTTCTTCAGCCGAAGAATTTCCATGAAACTCTGGTATCTCGGTTTTGAATCCTGTTTCCCAATGATTATCCGCTGCTGCAATTTGGACGTTGTCTTGTGTCAGGGGACGGTTGTTGCGTAGATTTGCAAAGGGGTTATCTATTTCTGAAAACAGGTTTTCTTCGTTGTCACCATCGTTactgttattattattttcatgttcAATATTTTCTCGAACTGGTGGTGGTTGTTGCTGAACAGCAAGGGCTTGGAGAGTGTTAGTGATCGTGGCCATCTGGGCTTGTAGCTCAGCAATAACATCTCGGGTGATTTCTGCTTCAGTATGCAATGGTGCACGACGAGGTCTTGGCATCGTGTTATCAAACAAGGAACGtagttggctctgataccaacctggcgcagcgtatcaacggtaactcagctcaatctagaaatttaggttaaaatttccagagacctgacttcttgaatcgaagaattgaatcaaattcgatgcaaggctctcgaattgatgacagaatcaaatcaatgcaaggctttagagaaaaACTCTAGTTTATTATCTCTTAAAAACTGAATGGCAaaaactatcttacaatcccttatttataataacctaactttcctaaaaatcgagcatctaaaaaaggaaatcataaaagaaaaggaaatctaaaaaaagggccaaaattaggaaaggtatcaagatGCTTCATCAACTACCCAAATAGCTCTGGCACTGCCATTTATTCGTATATCCTGTCTAGAGTGTGATTATTTGAGGCCTATAGATTACTTCATCGGCCCAATAGGAGATTATAAGAGGTGTCTAAATTTGCTGAAATTACCAATTTACCCCCTATTAACATAATAAGAAGAAAAGGGATATTGAATGACGATCTGCTTGAATCACAATCTCCTAAGGTTAATTCACATGACATGTCTATGATTTTTTGTGTTTccattatctttttattttctttctaaaaattgattcgtgATTTGTGAGATAAGGGTTTCGATTCATTTTTGGATGTACGAGTTTATTATTGAATTCGGGTTCTCTTATACTAAGAAGTtgaattgattttgatgaaatgaaatttcttctagggttttgaatAACATTTTTTGTTGTTACTGTTCTAGGGTTTTGAATTAAATTtgtagaaatgaaatgaaattatttttatatgattacgaACCCATATTCCCTAATTTCTCAATCCATGTTGTTGTTACTTGTGGGTTTCACTGAACTCAACTTCATTACCAGTAAAATTacctttactttttttttggtaCTTGCTAGTGTCGATCACTAAGCTGCTATGAAAGGTAGGTTGCATTCCAACTGATTTGGTAACTTTTCAAATCTCTTATGCAGACATTTTAGAGTAGCCTAAATGAGGCCTTGATAAGTTATTTATCGTGTTGCAGGGCATAAAGATGtcttatccttgtttctttcaaagGGCAGTAATGTGGATGCAAAGAATGATTTTGTCTCACCGCTACGATATGCTGCCACTTTTGGCTATCACGATACAGTTAAAATTCTTCTGGATCATGGTGCCAATGTGAGTAGAACTTATTGGTAATGATCACAGCAtatgtttcatttttattctgaatTAGAAAACTATTTAAAGACAAATCTTATATACACGATACAGTAAGCTCTTTTGATATAACTAGATGCATACATTTCCAGTCATGTTGAGTTGAATCTCTGCCTAATGTTATCCTCCACATTTTTGCTCTTCAGCTTACTTATTAGAATGCTAGTGTGATCGTAATACACATCCTCTTTACGCCAGTATTTGTTACGTGGAAACAACATAGGATCATTTCTTTTACTTCCGCAgttccttctctttttttttcctttaagcAAGGGGGTCACTGACTTTACCTTCTGTTTTATCTACGCAGCCAAATTTTGTCTTCCATGATATATTTACTCCACTTCATGCATCTATTTATTCCCATTCTTGGAAATGTGTGGAGCTATTACTGAAGGTAAAAATATTTTTCTACATTCTTGTTTGACTTCAGTAACATCTATTTAGACTAGTTCGTAAATATACCCTATATAacttgctcttgtaaataaattattttgattTCTGTAGGCAGGTGCTGATCCAAATGGTGGACCAGATGGATTTAAAACTCTTCCATTTGCTGCGGGGAAAGTGCAAATCATCAAGCTGCTCGCTGAAGCTGGTGCAGATCCAAATGTTACAGATATAGTAAGCTGATTTTACTGTGGTCTTTTACTTATATAAACCTATAGTGGTAACCGACTATTTGACGCTGCTCACTCCACCAACATATGTCTCAATATGGGACTTACTAGCTAGCTACATGGATATTAAAACAATCATCATTAGACAGACTTTGGTAGTAAGACAAAATCATGTACGTATGCAACCATTAAGACTCTCTTATTGTCATATAAGCTCCAGCTAACTGCTTTCATTAGTTTCTTGTTTCCTACAGTTAATCAAGGGAAAAAACTTGAGTGTCTAGCATTTTGTTTAGCTACGTTTCATCCGTTTTGTTTTCAAAGCTTTGCGAAATAACACTTAGGCATGTCATGTCAATCATGACATTTCAATGACGTCTTTCTATCAATGGACATGTATAATATCTCTTgtaatttttcttgcagttgaaCATATATTTGCACGAATCCAATTATGGtgtcatcttatttatgatgaaaccaaaattggtttcatcgtatttatgatgaaaccaaaactggtttcgtctaatttttgctaatttttgtcgacgaaaccaatttgttggtgatataataatattttgttttggtgaaaccagttttggtttcatctaatatatgacgaaaccaatttgttggtgatataataatattttgttttaacgaaaccaatttttgatggtgatacGGTAATTTATGCTGAAACGAGTTTTGGTTGGttctaattttgtttcaattttttttttactttttgtcgACAAAACCAATAAGATCTCTGTTAAAATATTTGTTCAGCAAGAATTGGAAGTAGAGGTCAGAGAAAGCCATCATAGCTGTCAACCAGTTCTTCCACCTCCCTCTGAGCCTCCATGTCCGGAACCCATAAATAACTCAGCTTCAGTATCAGCTTCACAACCTGATTTACAACTAGACAATGGCAGCCATGCCGAATTTCCAACTCATCCAGCAACAACTAAAGTGAATTCCACGCCACCTTCTTACAATGATGCTTTGCAAGATGCAATGCTTCAGCAACCTGTGGTTGTAAACAGACGTGTATGTGGAAGTGTTGCACGTTTGTCAGATTTCAGAAGCTTGGGTGTTGTTCCAGACCGCAAGATTCATCCCTCGCAAATTGTTCCTTCCAGTCCTTCTCAGACTTCTCAGACCCACATTGTaaccagttttggtttcatcatattttttcattttggtgatgaaactagttttggtttcatcatattttagccatggagatgatggtggtggtggtttgtgGTGCTACTGTGGTGgcgctggtgctggtggtggtcgAAGATAGAGGTGGTCGATGGCAGCAGTGGAAGGTGTCGGCAGTGACGGTGGTGGTGGGCGGCAGCGGTGcgggtggtcggtggtggtggtggtgggcggtcttGGTTCTTACGGCGGTGCGGCAGGTGTTGgcggtggtgctggttttggtcggtgGTGctggctggtggtggtggtgttggtggtgatggaggtggtggtggaatggcggtgaaatggtggtggtggagcggCAGCGGTGCTGGTAATTTATGGCGGTGGTGGCGGTAGTGCAATGTCgatggtggcgcggtggtggtggtcagtggcggtggtggcgcggtggtggtgttggtggtcagtggcggtggtggcgtaaaggtggtggtggtggtggtttaagGAGGTGGTGGCGCGACGATGGTGGTGGTTGACGGcggtggtggtcagtggtggtggtggtgcagaGGTGATGGTGGTTGGGGGGCGACGGTCGAGGCGCGGTGGTGGTAGTCGGTGGcggttatggtggtggtggtcggcggtggttgATGGCGGTGGTGGTTAGTGGTAGTGGCACCGTGGTAGTGCTGCAGGTGGTGTGTTGTTGGCGGTGATAATATgataaaaattaattgtggggTTCATTTCTGTTTTAATTGGGGTGATTTAAgttagaagggtaatatagacagtttatgttaaatggggtttttgtgaacacttTGTTCTGTTGGAGTTTTTGTACATGGATAGTGACACCCTTGGGGTTGTAACTCGCGGACTACCCTATTAAATATAAATACTTCCAATTTACCCCCATTAACtcttaataataaaacctaaattaaatcagATTCAATTCCTAACTTAAAACCCGATTCTTCTTCTCCCTCATTTTTCTATTTTGAAACCAAAAGAATGTCGAAACGAGTGAAGCAAGCCAGGAACAGGACTCTTCCTAGTTCGCCAAATCCTGGATTTGGTCAAGGAATTCGACATTCGACATAAATCGAAGAACACAACGGTTGAGGAGGAAGAACAATCTTTTATCGCACACCAAGAGGAGGAAAtggtcgaatcaggtacttttctatcaacccaatcctctaaactatcTAAAGTAGGTTTCAGTAACATGCAACCGCTCAAAATTGAAAAACATGAAATCAAATTTTTCTGGGTTTATCATAATCAGATTATGTTAATGTACGAGTGAACCGATAGCTTATGGAAGGCTTATGTTCATGTACACAAAGACCGATTGTCTTGCATGTGTTTTCTGGTTCGAAAAATTTGAACCAAAATCGGTCAATGTTGATGTCCACATAGCCCGATTCAGTTATGGTAGGAATAACCgtttttctgtaactttttttttgttagaatcggaatACATGTGTATCCACAAAAACCGATTGTGTACCCTTCGAATTCTTAATTGCTTAGCccataatcggattacatgagcacttataaaaaccgattgttgatcTGTTATGCTAGAATAGGAATTTacatgtatatcgagtaaaccgattgttctAAGAAAAAATGCCTAattttttgtatcttttttttttgttagaatcggattacatgagcatttATATAAATCGACTAGTGATGTGTTATGTTAGGAATCAGATTTTAAATGTCTGTGCATGGAGTAAACCGATTGTGTACGTAGAATTCAAAAATATGCATTGAATTCCATTATTGTTTGTCACTTATCTCCGTATTCTACATGCCAAACAAAGGCAAACAACAACGGCAAGCCGAAAAAAAATATAAGAGAAAAAATGACTTTGATTCTCCTCAGAGTTTGGGACCTCGTCGAGAGGGCGGtaaaaatttgaatgcttcccGCCGAAGGGGCTCGGGGAGTAAAGCCAAAGGGATCCGCATCAATGACGCACCACCTCAAGTGGAGCAACCAACACAAGAAGAATATGATTCTGATACACCTACTAAAGAAGAAGGTGGTGATAGACAAGTTGCTGAAGAACAAAGTGATGAGGAAGAAAGTGGTGGCAAGGAGgtcaatgaagaagaaattggtggtAAAAAAGTTAACGAATAAGAAATTGGTGGCAAGGAATTTTATGAAGAAGAACGTCAGGATGaaactgatgaagaagaaagcGAGAATGAAGTCGATGAATAGATAGGAGAAGTTTAAGAACAAGTGCaagaacaagtccaaggaggagaaGTTCAAGAACCAGTCCAAGGAGGAGAAGTTCAAGAATCAGGTCAAGCAGGAAACGCTCAAGAACAAGGTAAGACATACGGTAAGAAAGATGgtccaaagaaaaagaaaggaaacCCTATGCCCCGCCCGCTAAAGATGTTTCCTCGTGGCCCTAATGATCCTATTACGGGTTACTCGGTGATGGAGGAAAGTTGTTATGAGGGTATAAAGAGAGTTGGGCCTCTGTCGTCTACCATACAATAATAACTACCTATAAACCTTATACTGTGTAACATAAAAGTTATTATCCGtgtagtgttttgattattgtccatcggatttattttgttttataggatcacaaggatgTCTTTCGTCGTATGAAGCCAGGAATGTAAGTGAGTATGATGAAGAATTGGATACTGGAAGCAGCAAAATCGACCATTGGAGAAGTTGAAGAAGTAGTTAAGCTAGTCAAATCTACGGAGTTGTTGCCGGCTGTCGATAATTTGGTACTTGGTTATGACAAATCTCTTTGTTCCGCCTTTGCCGAGTGATATTACGGGTAAACGGGTACTTTGCATCTTCCGTTTGGCgaaatgacgataactccaaatgatgcgaagttcattaccgggctaagcatagaaggtaaagACGTGAAGCACAAAGAATACGCGCAAGAGTTTGACTGGGACAAGATTTACGAgttccaattggatgaggagaaGACCAAGTCAGAGATGCTAGTAGGCCTAGTAAAGCAGGGGATATTTAGTCTCGCATCCTGTCATTGTGTTGTTGAAAATGTAATCTTAGTGAGGTGTTTTACATTACTTTTTCTTATATAAAACATGGCTAGTTTTGGGCCTAGTGTGATTATTTGGGGCCTATAGAtagaagacaaaaaaaatattttgaagtaaaatggatAACCCCTTATCCACCTATTTAACTTAATGGCAAAattacccctgattaattagtgctaGTTTGGGTGATTAAgtgatgtttaatcaagttaaccctgaaatcaactaccattaatccatcatcaaaacttgaaaaaattttgatatattttttttaagaatCTCGACCCATATTCGGTTTATGTTAGTGCAATAGTAAAACGATTCTGGGTCGAGTTTTTTCAATTGACGAAGAAAACCCATAATCGGTTTTTGTTAATGTACACATAAACTAATTGTGAGAAAAGAAGCTTATATATGTCCACATAAACCTATTatgccatattttcagaaacaaaatattcattacatagttttgGAAATTAGCGCATTACATATATAGGACAATTCAGTATGTGAATTCTTTAATGCGACACATCAAAtgttcgtcaatgaacctccgagtaCGACGACACAACACCAAAAATTCATTACAGTGAATGAACTTCTTTTCTCCATTACGAATTCTACATAGGCCGTTGGATCGTTCCAGCTGCAATTGAATGAATTATTACATGTTAGTATGCAAACATTAAACGATCACATATGTACAAAAATATCTAATTACTCATTTTTTTAAGAGGAGAAGCTTGTGGATGATGGTCGTTCACCATTTTtctaactttaacatactctcACATCGAGCTTTTTATGTATTGGGATCGTAAAGCTaagtctctccatttgcggttttTTGGATTCATGGTGCGCTCATAATAGAACCCTTTAACTCTTTTCCAAAATATTGAATATAGTTCATCGGGATGTTCGTGGATGGCGGGGATGAACGATTTCACGAGCTGCATATCTTCTTCCGGATCacattccattttctaggctcAGGGTGTGATGTGGGAATGGCTTAAAGAGGTTGTATTTATATAGAAAAGGtttcaacaactaattttttcgaACTCAATTCACACAATCGTATTTTACAAAtatccacataaaccgattctgtccTAGCAAAACCATATAAAATCTTCCTCGCCATAATCGGTTTTTAAAACTGCACATGTAACCCGATTCTTGGCAGTAAAACTTACAGAAAAATTGCCAATTTTCCTTATGAGAATCGTATTACATGGAATGCCCACATACAACAATTCTGGAGGTAgtcaaaattatgtctttttttgttttttcagaaTCGGACTTTAAAAGTATCCTTATAGACCGATTCTGAACACTTACAAACCAGGTGAATGAAATTTTCATAATCGGTCTATGTGGTGCACCCTCAAAACCCGATTCTGAAATTGTTCCCCTATAAAAATGGTAGAATCAGATTTTATATaggtacatgtaaaccgattgtgACAGAAAAACTGCCAAAATTCCATAATTTTGGCACACAAATTGTAGTTGGTTCCAAGAAAACACGAGCAATTTTCAAAACAAACCAGAttcagtcattcataaactaaGAAACTTGAGAAAACTTGAACTAAACAGACTAACAATTCTAGAATTACAACAAATGAGTTCACCAAATAATACAAACATCTTGGTGCTCTTcttctgatgaaaccaattaaCAAACCTGCAAAAAGCAGGAGAGTTAGGATCAAAACTTG comes from Papaver somniferum cultivar HN1 chromosome 7, ASM357369v1, whole genome shotgun sequence and encodes:
- the LOC113295049 gene encoding ankyrin repeat domain-containing protein 50-like; protein product: MKGHKDVLSLFLSKGSNVDAKNDFVSPLRYAATFGYHDTVKILLDHGANPNFVFHDIFTPLHASIYSHSWKCVELLLKAGADPNGGPDGFKTLPFAAGKVQIIKLLAEAGADPNVTDIQELEVEVRESHHSCQPVLPPPSEPPCPEPINNSASVSASQPDLQLDNGSHAEFPTHPATTKVNSTPPSYNDALQDAMLQQPVVVNRRVCGSVARLSDFRSLGVVPDRKIHPSQIVPSSPSQTSQTHISLGPRREGGKNLNASRRRGSGSKAKGIRINDAPPQVEQPTQEEYDSDTPTKEEGGDRQVAEEQSDEEESGGKEVNEEEIGGKKVNE